One stretch of Manis pentadactyla isolate mManPen7 chromosome 10, mManPen7.hap1, whole genome shotgun sequence DNA includes these proteins:
- the POLR3K gene encoding DNA-directed RNA polymerase III subunit RPC10 isoform X2 yields MLLFCPGCGNGLIVEEGQRCHRFACNTCPYVHNITRKVTNRKYPKLKEVDDVLGGAAAWENVDSTAEPCPKCEHPRAYFMQLQTRSADEPMTTFYKCCSAQCGHRWRD; encoded by the exons ATGCTGCTCTTCTGCCCGGGCTGCGGGAACGGGCTGATCGTGGAGGAGGGACAGCGCTGCCACCGCTTCGCCTGCAACACCTGCCCCTACGTACACAACATCACCCGCAAG GTAACAAATCGGAAATACCCAAAGCTGAAAGAAGTGGACGATGTGCTCGGTGGAGCAGCTGCGTGGGAAAATGTTGACTCTACTGCAG AGCCGTGTCCCAAATGCGAACATCCTCGTGCATACTTCATGCAGCTTCAGACCCGCTCTGCAGACGAGCCGATGACCACCTTCTACAAGTGCTGCAGTGCTCAGTGTGGACACCGCTGGAGGGACTAG
- the SNRNP25 gene encoding U11/U12 small nuclear ribonucleoprotein 25 kDa protein: protein MVVQDPLLCDLPIQVTLEEVNSQIALEYGQAMTVRVCKMDGEVMPVVVVQNATVLDLKKAIQRFVQLRQEREGGIQHISWSYVWRTYHLTSAGEKLTEDRKRLRDYGIRNRDEVSFIKKLRQK from the exons ATGGTCGTGCAGGACCCGCTGCTCTGCGACCTGCCGATCCAG GTGACCTTGGAAGAGGTCAATTCCCAAATAGCACTAGAATATGGCCAAGCGATGACAGTGCGAGTGTGCAAGATGGATGGAGAAGTAATGC CTGTGGTTGTAGTACAGAACGCCACGGTCCTGGACCTGAAGAAGGCCATCCAGAGGTTCGTGCAGCTCAGGCAGGAGCGAGAAGGGGGCATTCAGCACATCAGCTG GTCCTATGTGTGGAGGACGTACCATCTGACCTCAGCGGGAGAGAAGCTCACAGAAGACAGAAAGAGGCTCCGAGA ctATGGTATTCGGAATCGGGATGAGGTGTCCTTCATTAAAAAGCTGAGGCAGAAATGA
- the POLR3K gene encoding DNA-directed RNA polymerase III subunit RPC10 isoform X1 → MLLFCPGCGNGLIVEEGQRCHRFACNTCPYVHNITRKVRSGPAFLPRPGPSPSLFAAARVGGRPRESGNKSEIPKAERSGRCARWSSCVGKC, encoded by the exons ATGCTGCTCTTCTGCCCGGGCTGCGGGAACGGGCTGATCGTGGAGGAGGGACAGCGCTGCCACCGCTTCGCCTGCAACACCTGCCCCTACGTACACAACATCACCCGCAAGGTGCGGTCTGGTCCTGCGTTCCTGCCGCGTCCCGGTCCGTCTCCCTCCCTGTTCGCGGCGGCCAGAGTGGGCGGGCGCCCGCGCGAGTCCG GTAACAAATCGGAAATACCCAAAGCTGAAAGAAGTGGACGATGTGCTCGGTGGAGCAGCTGCGTGGGAAAATGTTGA